The Aminithiophilus ramosus genome contains a region encoding:
- the murD gene encoding UDP-N-acetylmuramoyl-L-alanine--D-glutamate ligase, which produces MLQMTTGKERVTVIGAGISGFATALLAAKESASLLLSDQGPISEAVKDRAYAAGIELEERGHSDKAWQCDLVIVSSGIAPTAAPIKEAKKRGLPLVSEADYVYPHLKARLIGVTGSNGKTTTTALLAHLLRCGGLRAEAAGNIGAPLADFAGRELDYLVVELSSFQLHWARKLRLCGALLTNLAPDHIDWHGSYEAYVAAKANIFSLVEDGGWGIFRAADEEVLTGSLKETVRRCRLAWDDRGLSAGDLLLAADGASLLTGDGSRCLFQREVFSLPGRHNLENAAMASAAATLAGLETGSLDGGLRSFEALPHRCQVVGIVDGVTFVDDSKGTNVAATITALTSLEGPKVILLGGKGKGESYGELALAVKAEAKAAVLFGAEAESIAEALCSVGFRRYFIEQDLARSFDRALEEAESGEMVLLSPACTSWDQYPNYKERGRHFRRLVEEKAHGTGKP; this is translated from the coding sequence ATGTTGCAGATGACTACCGGCAAAGAGCGAGTGACCGTCATCGGCGCCGGAATCAGCGGTTTTGCCACGGCTCTTCTGGCTGCCAAGGAAAGCGCCTCTCTCCTGCTCTCAGATCAGGGGCCCATATCGGAGGCGGTAAAAGACCGGGCCTATGCGGCGGGGATAGAACTGGAAGAGCGAGGTCACAGCGACAAAGCCTGGCAATGTGACCTTGTCATCGTCAGTTCCGGAATCGCACCCACGGCAGCGCCGATAAAGGAGGCTAAAAAACGGGGTTTGCCACTCGTCAGCGAGGCCGACTATGTCTATCCCCATTTGAAAGCCAGGCTGATCGGCGTCACGGGCAGCAACGGCAAAACGACGACGACGGCCCTTCTTGCCCATCTCCTCCGTTGTGGCGGCTTGCGCGCAGAGGCCGCCGGCAATATCGGAGCTCCCCTGGCGGACTTCGCCGGGAGAGAGCTTGATTATCTCGTCGTCGAGCTGAGTAGCTTTCAGTTGCATTGGGCCCGAAAGCTCCGTCTTTGCGGCGCTCTTTTGACGAACCTTGCGCCCGATCACATCGATTGGCACGGGTCATATGAGGCTTATGTGGCAGCGAAAGCGAACATTTTCTCCCTTGTCGAAGATGGGGGATGGGGAATTTTCCGTGCCGCAGACGAAGAGGTCCTGACGGGTTCTTTGAAGGAGACGGTGCGTCGCTGCCGCCTCGCTTGGGATGATAGAGGCCTTTCCGCAGGTGATCTTCTGCTGGCTGCTGACGGGGCCTCTCTTTTGACGGGAGACGGTTCGCGATGCCTTTTTCAAAGGGAGGTCTTCTCCCTTCCCGGAAGGCACAATCTGGAGAATGCGGCAATGGCTTCCGCCGCAGCCACTCTGGCCGGGCTTGAAACGGGAAGCCTCGACGGCGGGCTTCGCTCTTTCGAGGCACTGCCCCATCGTTGTCAAGTCGTCGGTATTGTTGACGGAGTGACCTTTGTCGACGATTCGAAGGGCACAAATGTCGCTGCGACGATAACGGCCTTGACCTCGCTGGAAGGGCCCAAGGTCATTCTTCTGGGAGGAAAAGGCAAAGGCGAAAGTTACGGCGAACTTGCCCTGGCCGTGAAAGCCGAGGCTAAGGCGGCCGTGCTTTTCGGAGCCGAAGCGGAATCTATCGCCGAAGCCCTCTGTTCCGTGGGTTTCCGTCGCTACTTCATCGAGCAGGACCTGGCCCGTTCGTTCGACCGGGCGTTGGAGGAAGCCGAGTCAGGCGAGATGGTCCTTCTTTCCCCTGCCTGTACCAGTTGGGATCAGTATCCCAACTATAAAGAGAGAGGACGGCATTTCCGGCGGCTTGTCGAGGAAAAGGCCCATGGAACGGGAAAGCCCTGA
- a CDS encoding FtsW/RodA/SpoVE family cell cycle protein: MERESPDQVRCGPDPFIWAIPLVLTGLGILMISSTTSYRSLALFGNPFVFGLRQLQFLGIGLTAMVMTYMIPLGWLRRLTAPFWVLALVFTWLSLAPLVGHAAGGASRWLRLGPFSFQPFELLSLASVAHLANRLTVEELTPKRAFTRTLLLLSLSVLPVLLQPDLGGTLLLTALCMGLYVDHHGWRYPLGGGAGLALIVTFLIRGENYRLRRIWAFLDPWKDPRDSGFQVIQGLVAFANGGFWGVGLGKGFQKLHYLPASDTDFIFAVLAEELGFPGTALVLSLFAFWAFRVMKLARTQTDSFFALLVWGLGLSVLLPMIINVGGVTKLLPLTGMPLPFLSYGGSSLVSMWIKIGLLLGLAKESGREGVPQ, encoded by the coding sequence ATGGAACGGGAAAGCCCTGACCAGGTGAGATGTGGCCCGGACCCTTTCATCTGGGCCATCCCTCTCGTTCTCACGGGACTGGGAATCTTGATGATCTCCTCGACGACTAGCTATCGCTCTCTGGCCCTTTTCGGCAATCCCTTCGTCTTCGGCCTCAGGCAGCTTCAATTTCTTGGAATAGGTTTGACCGCCATGGTCATGACCTACATGATTCCTCTCGGCTGGTTGCGCAGGCTTACGGCCCCTTTCTGGGTTCTGGCTCTTGTGTTCACCTGGCTCAGCCTTGCCCCGCTCGTCGGCCATGCCGCCGGAGGAGCCTCTCGTTGGCTGCGTCTGGGGCCCTTCTCCTTTCAGCCCTTCGAGCTTCTCTCGCTGGCCTCCGTTGCCCATCTCGCCAACAGGCTCACCGTCGAGGAGCTTACTCCCAAGAGAGCTTTCACCAGAACGCTTTTGCTCCTCTCCCTTTCCGTTCTGCCTGTCCTCCTGCAGCCGGATCTGGGAGGAACGCTGCTTTTGACGGCCCTCTGCATGGGGCTTTATGTGGATCATCACGGGTGGCGCTATCCTCTCGGAGGAGGGGCTGGCCTGGCCCTGATCGTCACCTTTCTCATTCGCGGCGAGAATTACCGGCTACGTCGCATCTGGGCTTTCCTCGACCCGTGGAAAGATCCCAGGGACAGCGGCTTTCAGGTCATTCAGGGATTGGTCGCCTTTGCGAACGGCGGATTCTGGGGCGTGGGATTGGGCAAGGGTTTTCAGAAATTACACTATCTACCTGCCTCCGACACGGATTTTATTTTCGCCGTATTAGCCGAAGAGCTGGGCTTCCCAGGCACAGCCCTGGTCCTCTCTCTTTTCGCCTTCTGGGCCTTTCGCGTCATGAAACTTGCCAGAACCCAGACAGATTCATTTTTCGCTCTTCTTGTCTGGGGACTGGGGCTCTCCGTTCTCCTGCCCATGATCATCAACGTGGGGGGAGTAACCAAGCTTCTGCCTCTCACAGGCATGCCGCTGCCCTTCCTGAGCTATGGGGGCAGTTCTCTCGTCTCCATGTGGATCAAGATAGGCCTGCTTTTGGGACTCGCCAAAGAATCAGGAAGGGAGGGCGTTCCGCAGTGA
- a CDS encoding UDP-N-acetylglucosamine--N-acetylmuramyl-(pentapeptide) pyrophosphoryl-undecaprenol N-acetylglucosamine transferase has translation MVFVAGGTGGHVFPALSFGDWIRKKHPGTELFYVCGDRPLEKDIYAYCGIEPDVLPLEGSPRGVCGWDSAKRWKNLVLAFLRSLQLLRRLRPDAVCLFGSYISLPVMMAAKMLGIRQVIHEQNARAGQVTVLAQRWGLPVASGWPRCEPFKEGTTFFTGVPIRSVNRLHRDEAWHKLVSGRLCPQRRMLLVLSGSLGSSDLESFAERVVSSGSFRDWLLVEIGTVSEPTWRRETFLRLPRTWNMAPLFSLADFALCRGGASTLWELLLWGIPALVVPWRQACDDHQLANACSFQALGGGSLWLEGVHRSEDIPDLLEAVRMKPDQGPDQGRSIPGFTGDDICQSLWRVLTDTH, from the coding sequence GTGGTCTTCGTCGCAGGAGGTACGGGGGGACATGTTTTCCCGGCTCTTTCCTTCGGAGACTGGATACGGAAGAAGCATCCGGGTACGGAACTGTTCTACGTCTGCGGTGACCGCCCCCTGGAAAAAGACATTTATGCCTATTGCGGTATCGAGCCCGATGTCCTACCTCTTGAGGGCTCTCCCCGGGGGGTTTGCGGGTGGGATTCCGCAAAAAGATGGAAAAACCTAGTCCTCGCCTTTCTCCGTTCCCTTCAGTTGTTGCGTCGCTTGAGACCTGACGCGGTCTGCCTTTTCGGCAGCTATATCTCCTTGCCTGTCATGATGGCGGCCAAGATGCTTGGTATACGCCAAGTTATCCATGAACAGAACGCGAGGGCGGGACAGGTGACTGTCCTGGCACAAAGATGGGGTCTTCCCGTGGCCTCCGGCTGGCCGAGGTGCGAACCATTCAAGGAGGGGACCACTTTTTTTACGGGCGTGCCCATTCGTTCCGTCAATCGTTTGCATCGCGACGAGGCTTGGCATAAACTGGTGTCTGGTCGTCTCTGTCCGCAGAGGCGGATGCTGCTTGTCCTCAGCGGTTCTTTGGGAAGCAGTGATCTTGAGTCCTTTGCTGAGCGCGTTGTCTCTTCCGGTTCGTTCCGTGACTGGTTGCTGGTCGAAATCGGCACCGTGTCGGAGCCGACCTGGCGGAGAGAAACGTTCCTGCGGCTGCCTCGGACGTGGAACATGGCTCCTCTGTTTTCCTTGGCCGATTTTGCCCTTTGCCGTGGCGGAGCCTCGACGCTTTGGGAGCTTCTGCTTTGGGGAATACCGGCCTTGGTCGTTCCCTGGAGACAGGCCTGTGACGATCATCAGCTTGCCAATGCGTGCTCTTTCCAAGCCCTGGGCGGCGGTTCTCTCTGGCTCGAAGGCGTCCATCGTTCAGAAGATATACCGGACCTCCTGGAGGCTGTCCGGATGAAGCCCGATCAAGGACCAGATCAGGGGAGATCGATACCCGGCTTCACCGGCGATGACATATGTCAGTCACTGTGGAGGGTTCTCACCGATACACATTGA
- the murC gene encoding UDP-N-acetylmuramate--L-alanine ligase: MDAKRVHLLGIGGAGMSGLALLLKDLGYEVSGCDVARTCYTDKVEARSIEVALGHGSDHLDRYNPDLLIYSSAVAATNPEIVEALNRGILTARRAEVLSILFNSRIGVGVAGTHGKTTTSSMISLIMERSGQNPTVAIGGELCDIGCNAKLGEGAVMVAELDESDGSFELFAPHVAVVTNIDWDHVDHYPDLDSVIDGFSRFLSKRHVEGVTVLCAEDVGVRKLLARENLSGLITYGLGPSWDWGAQRIEHLAGGGVVFELLRRGIATGKVQLSVSGEHNVLNALASLAAADFLGVNLTEAIRSLGAFRGAKRRLQFVGRTEGVDVYDDYAHHPREIVATLTALRQIFPCRRLLVAFQPHRYTRTAALCRDFASALSLCDVLALAPIYPADESPLPGVDSNLIGEAMRQQGFSELLMAPTLDDLGERLLLEIRPGDLVVTVGAGNINKLGKRLLNAIKGKGQNVVAVGA, from the coding sequence ATGGACGCAAAGCGCGTCCATCTTCTGGGAATCGGAGGAGCGGGCATGAGCGGTCTTGCCCTTCTTCTCAAGGATTTGGGGTATGAGGTCAGCGGATGCGACGTCGCTCGCACGTGTTATACAGACAAAGTGGAGGCTCGTTCCATCGAGGTGGCTTTGGGGCATGGTTCGGACCATCTTGATCGCTACAACCCCGATTTGCTGATCTACAGCAGCGCCGTTGCCGCCACCAATCCTGAAATCGTAGAGGCCCTGAATAGGGGCATCCTGACGGCACGACGAGCCGAGGTTTTGAGCATTCTTTTCAACAGCCGAATCGGCGTCGGTGTGGCCGGCACTCACGGGAAAACGACGACGTCGTCGATGATCTCCCTCATCATGGAAAGAAGCGGGCAGAATCCCACAGTGGCCATCGGAGGGGAGCTTTGCGACATCGGCTGCAACGCCAAGCTGGGCGAGGGGGCGGTGATGGTCGCCGAGCTGGATGAAAGCGATGGTTCTTTTGAGCTCTTCGCTCCTCATGTCGCGGTTGTCACGAACATCGACTGGGACCATGTCGACCACTATCCCGATCTTGACAGTGTCATTGACGGCTTCTCCCGTTTCCTCTCCAAAAGACACGTCGAGGGGGTAACCGTCCTCTGTGCCGAAGATGTCGGCGTCCGCAAGCTTTTGGCCCGAGAAAACCTCTCCGGACTCATCACCTACGGTTTGGGCCCCTCTTGGGATTGGGGAGCTCAGCGTATCGAACATCTTGCCGGAGGCGGGGTCGTTTTCGAGCTGCTGCGTCGAGGCATCGCTACGGGTAAAGTTCAGCTCAGCGTTTCGGGTGAGCATAATGTCCTCAACGCCTTGGCCTCGTTGGCCGCCGCAGATTTTCTGGGTGTCAACCTTACCGAGGCCATCAGGTCGCTGGGGGCCTTTCGGGGAGCCAAACGGCGGCTGCAATTTGTGGGCAGGACCGAGGGAGTCGACGTCTATGACGATTATGCCCATCACCCGCGAGAAATTGTGGCGACGTTAACGGCCCTTCGTCAGATCTTCCCCTGCCGACGACTTCTCGTCGCCTTCCAGCCGCATCGATATACGAGGACGGCGGCTCTCTGTCGTGATTTCGCCTCGGCTCTTTCTCTTTGCGACGTTCTTGCCCTTGCCCCCATCTACCCGGCGGATGAATCGCCCCTTCCTGGTGTTGATTCCAATCTCATCGGCGAGGCCATGCGACAGCAAGGTTTTTCGGAACTTCTCATGGCTCCCACGTTGGATGACCTTGGCGAACGCCTTCTCCTTGAAATTCGGCCTGGTGACCTTGTCGTTACGGTCGGAGCCGGAAATATCAACAAGCTGGGCAAACGGCTGCTGAATGCGATAAAAGGAAAAGGACAGAATGTTGTGGCTGTCGGAGCTTGA
- the murB gene encoding UDP-N-acetylmuramate dehydrogenase produces the protein MLWLSELEDIAKNKLKLNEDLKNHTSWKIGGKATAIIEPQCVEVLLPILDFIAKNSIPYFILGGGTNLLVHDSGFDGIVISTKKLKKIDKISDTIFVFEAGVLVADILKITLCNGLSGWEHMVGIPGTLGGALVGNAGVNGYSAGNSVVWVERIEKNLSVKKLIDKDIKWAYRESIPLNDGSFITKACLKFTKSNKSTITENINFFKLKRSSQPKHGYSAGSVFKNANNREFAGFLLDKYGCKGLCCGNARISVDHANFILNDGNASSRDVWNLIQQCRNIVLYRHGKWLDLEVKLIGEPWT, from the coding sequence ATGTTGTGGCTGTCGGAGCTTGAGGATATAGCTAAAAATAAATTAAAATTAAATGAAGATCTAAAAAACCATACCTCTTGGAAAATCGGCGGCAAGGCTACGGCCATCATCGAGCCTCAATGTGTCGAAGTGCTTTTGCCCATTTTGGATTTTATAGCTAAAAATAGTATTCCGTATTTTATCCTTGGTGGCGGAACCAACTTGCTTGTCCATGACAGCGGTTTTGACGGCATTGTTATTTCAACCAAGAAACTTAAAAAAATAGATAAAATAAGCGATACAATTTTTGTTTTTGAAGCGGGAGTTTTGGTAGCGGATATATTGAAAATAACGCTATGCAACGGACTTTCTGGTTGGGAGCACATGGTAGGCATACCCGGTACATTGGGTGGGGCTTTAGTTGGCAATGCCGGGGTGAATGGGTATTCTGCCGGAAACTCTGTTGTATGGGTCGAAAGAATAGAAAAAAATTTATCTGTGAAAAAATTGATAGACAAAGACATCAAATGGGCGTATAGGGAATCAATTCCACTGAATGATGGAAGTTTTATAACTAAAGCATGTTTAAAATTTACAAAGTCCAATAAAAGCACAATAACAGAGAATATTAATTTTTTTAAATTAAAACGTTCTAGTCAACCTAAACATGGTTATTCTGCTGGTTCTGTCTTTAAAAATGCGAACAATAGAGAATTTGCTGGATTTTTGTTGGATAAATATGGATGTAAGGGTTTATGTTGTGGCAATGCTAGAATTTCAGTTGATCACGCTAACTTTATATTAAATGATGGCAATGCCTCCTCTCGAGATGTTTGGAACCTAATCCAGCAATGTCGAAACATCGTTCTCTATAGACATGGGAAATGGCTGGATTTAGAGGTGAAGCTTATCGGTGAGCCTTGGACATAG
- the ftsA gene encoding cell division protein FtsA has translation MKAEPELLVGLDLGTSKVAVVVAERDERTGEAQIIGVGQAPSYGVRKGLIVNLEQAVNSVRSAVDDARHMVGLSFRHVTVAFSGTDVQSVLTRGMVSLGRTPRPVLEGDVERAIEVAQSELDIASNHSVLHAIPVDFCLDGHSGIDDPLGMTGSRLELELQSLIVPTSTIQNVINCVEKAGLIVDGLVLKPLAAAMGALSTEEAHSGAAVVDVGGGTTGIAVYSEGRPRRLSVIPVGGDHITNDLACVLKIPTSKAEALKREVALDEEEGSLEDLLDLDVRGQKVSFTVGQVAEIVGCRVEEIFETLVGKELSKSGLTMFPAGIVLAGGVAKTGGIDAFVSDVLDLPVRTAPPLDAGRMPPGRNGAEFAASAGVIRYVLQKELKPYRYLEPSSSLLQDRPDHVGPSSVKKTFTKFVADSREADGAIKRFTETLKKSFRELF, from the coding sequence GTGAAGGCAGAGCCAGAGCTCCTCGTGGGGCTAGATCTTGGCACCAGCAAAGTTGCCGTCGTCGTGGCGGAACGCGATGAGCGCACGGGAGAGGCGCAGATAATCGGCGTCGGACAGGCGCCGTCCTACGGCGTCAGGAAAGGCCTCATCGTCAACCTTGAGCAGGCTGTCAACTCCGTTCGAAGTGCCGTCGATGACGCGCGCCATATGGTGGGGCTCTCTTTCCGGCATGTGACCGTCGCTTTCAGCGGAACCGACGTACAAAGTGTCCTCACTCGCGGAATGGTTTCTCTGGGGCGGACGCCTCGGCCGGTTCTGGAAGGGGATGTGGAGCGGGCCATTGAAGTGGCCCAGTCCGAACTGGACATAGCCTCGAATCACAGCGTTTTGCATGCCATCCCTGTGGATTTCTGCCTCGACGGACACAGCGGGATCGACGATCCTTTGGGAATGACGGGGTCAAGGCTCGAGTTGGAGTTGCAGTCTCTTATTGTCCCGACATCGACGATTCAGAACGTGATCAACTGCGTTGAAAAAGCCGGTCTTATTGTTGACGGACTGGTCCTGAAGCCGCTTGCTGCGGCCATGGGGGCCCTCTCGACGGAAGAGGCCCACTCTGGAGCTGCCGTCGTCGATGTTGGCGGGGGAACGACGGGTATTGCCGTCTATAGTGAGGGACGGCCTCGTCGCCTTTCGGTCATTCCCGTCGGAGGAGATCACATCACCAATGATCTTGCCTGTGTCCTGAAGATTCCCACGAGCAAGGCCGAAGCGCTCAAGCGCGAGGTTGCCCTCGACGAGGAGGAGGGATCTCTTGAGGATCTTCTGGACCTGGATGTCCGCGGCCAGAAAGTCTCTTTCACCGTTGGCCAAGTGGCGGAGATCGTCGGCTGCAGGGTCGAGGAAATATTTGAAACTCTCGTCGGCAAGGAATTGAGCAAGTCGGGCCTGACGATGTTCCCTGCCGGCATCGTTCTCGCTGGTGGCGTCGCAAAAACAGGCGGAATCGACGCTTTTGTCTCCGATGTGCTTGATTTGCCCGTGCGGACGGCTCCCCCTCTTGACGCCGGACGCATGCCACCGGGAAGGAATGGGGCTGAATTCGCTGCCTCCGCAGGAGTGATCCGTTACGTCTTGCAGAAGGAGCTGAAGCCCTATCGCTACCTGGAACCGTCATCCTCTCTCCTTCAGGATCGCCCAGATCATGTGGGGCCGAGCTCAGTTAAAAAAACGTTTACGAAGTTTGTCGCGGACAGCCGGGAGGCTGATGGGGCCATCAAGCGATTCACGGAAACCCTGAAGAAATCCTTCCGCGAACTTTTCTAA
- the ftsZ gene encoding cell division protein FtsZ: MQETFAIDKGDRKFRECIKVVGVGGGGNNALNHIIRSGVVGVDFVAANTDVAQLEHSEASCRIILGEGLTKGLGAGANPEIGLKAAKESMDLLKDAMEGADMVFLTAGMGGGTGTGATPVIAEAAKEMGALVVAVVTRPFYFEGNRRIKQAEIGIANLKDKVDALIVIPNDRLLQLSDAKMSLLESFKMADDVLRQAVQGVTDLILNPGIVNVDFADVRTVMSNAGSAIMGIGVAKGEKRAEEAAKAALNSPLMEKPMTGAKGVLFNVAGGPSVGIHEINQVAAIINEATDEDATVIWGSALDEQMEDSIRITVIATGFSVDNQHPGVEGRGTLASSSRRKRATVELEEAEVKAAPEEDLFRLSGVPADKFDEPAVVRRRKTKT, encoded by the coding sequence ATGCAGGAGACATTTGCCATCGATAAGGGCGACCGCAAGTTCCGAGAGTGCATTAAAGTTGTCGGTGTGGGAGGGGGAGGCAATAATGCCCTGAATCACATCATTCGCAGTGGCGTTGTCGGCGTCGATTTTGTCGCCGCCAACACCGATGTCGCCCAGCTGGAACATTCGGAAGCGTCATGCCGTATCATTCTAGGGGAAGGACTTACGAAAGGATTGGGAGCCGGTGCCAATCCCGAAATAGGCCTTAAGGCTGCCAAGGAATCCATGGACCTGCTCAAAGACGCCATGGAGGGCGCTGACATGGTTTTTCTCACGGCAGGCATGGGCGGCGGAACAGGAACGGGAGCGACTCCCGTCATCGCCGAGGCGGCCAAAGAAATGGGCGCTCTTGTCGTGGCTGTCGTGACGCGGCCTTTCTATTTCGAGGGCAATCGACGGATCAAGCAGGCGGAGATCGGTATCGCTAATCTGAAGGATAAAGTTGATGCCCTGATTGTCATCCCCAACGACCGTCTGCTGCAGCTTTCGGACGCAAAAATGAGCTTGTTGGAAAGTTTCAAGATGGCTGATGACGTGCTCAGACAGGCCGTTCAAGGCGTCACGGACCTCATCCTCAACCCCGGTATCGTCAACGTCGATTTCGCCGATGTCCGTACGGTGATGAGCAATGCCGGTTCAGCCATCATGGGGATCGGAGTTGCCAAAGGAGAGAAGCGGGCTGAAGAGGCCGCCAAGGCAGCTCTTAATAGTCCGCTTATGGAAAAACCCATGACCGGGGCTAAGGGCGTGTTGTTTAACGTCGCAGGCGGTCCCAGTGTGGGTATTCACGAGATCAACCAAGTCGCAGCCATCATCAACGAGGCAACGGACGAGGACGCGACAGTCATCTGGGGCAGCGCTCTCGACGAGCAGATGGAAGATTCCATCCGGATCACCGTCATCGCCACGGGATTCTCCGTGGATAACCAGCATCCCGGCGTCGAAGGCCGAGGGACGCTGGCCTCTTCTTCTCGGCGAAAGAGGGCGACGGTCGAGCTGGAAGAGGCTGAAGTCAAAGCGGCTCCGGAGGAAGATCTTTTCCGTCTGTCCGGGGTTCCCGCCGATAAATTCGATGAACCTGCCGTCGTTCGGCGTCGCAAGACAAAGACGTGA
- a CDS encoding SPOR domain-containing protein, producing the protein MNDRRTRRYKEKRPLFPFGQLMLPIVGVVALGILILGIRLFFLPSHSSVSSERIVPATPSVPSLPAEQEEPAAFSETPATLKTAVVAVPVSAGEASLSSPKAALPAPQQQQAQPKTQPKAQPTTVAKPAQSPPAPPLNSPPSASSAPKGGWGVQVGAFTAPSAAESLAAKLRSSGESVVVVKASVGGRLYYRVRVVAGATRQEAEKKSVTLKAQGYPTLVVSL; encoded by the coding sequence TTGAATGATCGAAGGACACGACGATACAAAGAGAAGAGGCCTCTTTTCCCCTTTGGACAGCTTATGCTCCCCATCGTCGGCGTTGTTGCCCTGGGCATACTCATCTTGGGCATTCGACTTTTCTTTCTCCCCTCCCATTCTTCCGTCTCCTCGGAGCGGATCGTCCCCGCAACGCCCTCCGTCCCTTCGTTACCTGCCGAGCAGGAAGAGCCTGCCGCGTTTTCGGAAACTCCGGCTACGCTGAAAACGGCGGTGGTCGCGGTTCCTGTCTCGGCAGGGGAGGCGTCTCTCTCATCGCCGAAGGCGGCTCTTCCTGCTCCTCAGCAACAGCAGGCACAACCCAAGACCCAGCCCAAAGCACAGCCCACGACGGTGGCAAAACCCGCTCAATCTCCACCGGCGCCGCCGCTCAACTCCCCGCCTTCGGCTTCCTCTGCGCCGAAAGGCGGTTGGGGTGTGCAGGTAGGGGCCTTTACCGCTCCCTCCGCTGCGGAAAGTCTGGCAGCCAAGCTTCGTTCTTCAGGAGAATCGGTCGTCGTCGTCAAGGCGAGCGTGGGAGGGAGGCTCTATTATCGCGTCCGTGTCGTCGCAGGAGCGACGCGACAGGAGGCCGAAAAGAAGTCGGTAACTCTTAAAGCACAGGGGTATCCGACGCTTGTCGTCTCTCTTTAG
- a CDS encoding molybdopterin molybdotransferase MoeA: protein MSGFVEELANRDEAVERVSYALSFPWYSEEENVSLGDAFGRRLARDIRSPESFPPFSRSLRDGYAVLSDDVVGASPSAPVFLDLGEEVPMGQCPAFRLGIREASLIHTGGVLPVGSDAVVMLEDVEASVGLVEIRASVQAGENVMPEGEELLAGAVVGRRGDLLDHRALGLLAALGISRVPCLRVTVGIISTGDEVVDMAVEKLPPGCIRDANSWFLSALLRKEGFYPVSFGIVSDKEEDLSEAIASAQTQCDVLLVSGGSSVSIRDHVSQIFSKVPSPGLLVRGLNLSPGKPTLLAGSLNPRKLLLGLPGHPLSCAIVALAVLKPLLLRLVGSEETQASSIMEAGADIFGRAGLEEFLPGAVRSGRAVPLTAKSGFVGALRSATHLIRLPQNTETIRKGEEVELWPL, encoded by the coding sequence ATGTCGGGATTTGTCGAAGAGCTGGCCAATCGCGATGAAGCTGTGGAGAGGGTCTCCTATGCCCTCTCCTTTCCGTGGTATTCGGAGGAGGAGAACGTCTCTCTCGGAGACGCTTTCGGCCGCAGGTTGGCCCGGGATATCCGCTCACCGGAATCTTTTCCCCCTTTTTCCAGAAGCCTTCGCGACGGCTATGCCGTTCTTTCCGATGATGTCGTCGGCGCAAGCCCTTCGGCCCCAGTCTTCCTTGACCTAGGGGAAGAGGTTCCAATGGGGCAGTGCCCGGCCTTTCGCCTCGGAATCCGAGAGGCCTCTCTGATTCACACCGGAGGTGTTCTCCCGGTTGGCTCCGATGCCGTCGTCATGCTGGAAGATGTGGAGGCGTCCGTCGGCCTCGTCGAGATCAGGGCTTCGGTCCAAGCGGGAGAAAACGTGATGCCCGAGGGAGAGGAACTTCTGGCCGGAGCTGTCGTGGGGCGCCGGGGAGACCTTCTCGACCATCGTGCCCTTGGGCTGTTGGCTGCCCTCGGAATTTCCCGTGTTCCCTGCCTCAGAGTCACCGTTGGCATCATAAGCACCGGCGATGAGGTCGTTGACATGGCGGTTGAAAAATTGCCTCCTGGCTGCATTCGCGATGCGAACAGTTGGTTTTTGTCCGCCCTGCTCCGAAAGGAAGGCTTTTATCCCGTAAGTTTCGGGATCGTCAGCGACAAGGAAGAAGACCTCAGCGAGGCTATAGCCTCGGCACAGACGCAGTGCGATGTTCTGCTCGTCAGCGGGGGCTCTTCCGTCAGTATTCGTGATCATGTCTCTCAAATTTTCAGTAAAGTGCCCTCTCCAGGCCTTCTGGTCCGAGGCTTGAATCTCTCTCCGGGAAAACCGACCTTGCTGGCCGGTTCCCTCAATCCCCGAAAACTCCTTCTAGGTCTTCCTGGACACCCTCTTTCCTGTGCCATTGTCGCCCTTGCCGTACTTAAGCCCTTGCTGCTTCGCCTCGTCGGCTCCGAAGAGACACAGGCTTCGTCGATCATGGAAGCGGGAGCCGATATTTTCGGTCGGGCTGGTCTTGAGGAGTTTTTGCCCGGCGCTGTCCGTAGTGGGCGGGCTGTTCCTTTGACGGCCAAATCCGGTTTTGTCGGTGCTCTCCGGTCAGCCACCCATTTGATTCGGTTGCCCCAGAATACGGAAACGATCCGAAAAGGAGAGGAGGTCGAGCTTTGGCCGCTGTAA